In Mycolicibacterium mucogenicum DSM 44124, the following are encoded in one genomic region:
- the rsgA gene encoding ribosome small subunit-dependent GTPase A, with protein MREYDESDVRVRSGKGSRPRTKNRPTHADAEAAMVVTVDRGRWGCALDGNPDHIVTAMRARELGRTPIVVGDSVGIVGDLSGKPDTLARIVRRDERRTVLRRTADDTDPTERVVVANADQLLMVVALADPPPRAGLVQRALIAAYVGGLRPILCLTKNDLAPAEPFAAEFAGLDLTIITAGRDDPLDAVAPLLEGKVTVLLGHSGVGKSTLVNRLVPEADRATGEVSGVGKGKHTSTQSVALPLDDGWVVDTPGIRSFGLAHIQPDDVLMAFSDLAEAIEDCPRGCGHMGPPADPECALDTLTGPAVDRVEAARRLLAVLNEPTY; from the coding sequence TTGCGGGAGTACGACGAATCAGATGTCCGAGTGCGCTCGGGCAAGGGTTCGCGTCCCCGCACCAAGAACCGGCCGACCCACGCCGACGCCGAAGCGGCCATGGTCGTCACCGTCGACCGCGGCCGCTGGGGCTGTGCGCTGGACGGCAATCCGGACCACATCGTCACCGCGATGCGGGCCCGCGAACTGGGCCGCACCCCGATCGTCGTCGGCGACTCGGTGGGCATCGTCGGCGACCTGTCGGGCAAGCCCGACACCCTGGCCCGCATCGTCCGCCGCGACGAACGCCGAACCGTGTTGCGCCGCACCGCCGATGACACCGACCCCACCGAACGGGTGGTGGTCGCCAACGCCGACCAGTTGTTGATGGTCGTCGCCCTGGCCGATCCCCCACCGCGCGCCGGGCTGGTGCAGCGCGCCCTGATCGCCGCGTATGTCGGCGGGCTACGGCCGATCCTGTGCCTGACCAAGAACGATCTGGCACCGGCCGAACCCTTCGCCGCCGAGTTCGCCGGCCTGGACCTGACGATCATCACGGCCGGCCGCGACGATCCGCTCGACGCCGTCGCGCCGCTGCTCGAAGGCAAGGTCACCGTGCTGCTCGGCCATTCCGGCGTCGGCAAGTCGACGTTGGTGAATCGCCTTGTGCCCGAGGCAGACCGGGCCACCGGCGAGGTGTCGGGCGTCGGGAAGGGCAAGCACACCTCGACGCAGTCGGTGGCGCTGCCGCTCGACGACGGCTGGGTCGTCGACACTCCGGGCATCCGGTCCTTCGGTCTCGCGCACATCCAGCCCGACGACGTGCTGATGGCGTTCTCGGACCTCGCCGAGGCCATCGAGGACTGCCCCCGCGGCTGCGGGCACATGGGGCCACCGGCCGACCCGGAATGCGCGCTCGACACGCTCACCGGCCCGGCCGTCGACCGCGTCGAGGCGGCCCGTCGTCTTCTCGCGGTGCTGAACGAGCCGACGTACTAA
- the ppk2 gene encoding polyphosphate kinase 2 — protein sequence MTGKKRIRKIPNDVYEAEIFRLQTELVKLQEWVRATGARIVIVFEGRDAAGKGGTIKRITEYLSPRIARVAALPAPSDRERGEWYYQRYIAHLPAKGEIVLFDRSWYNRAGVETVMGFCTPQEHALFLRQTPIFEQMLIDDGIILRKYWFSVSDAEQLKRFRSRLNDPVRQWKLSPMDLESVYRWEDYSRAKDQMMVHCDTPQSPWFVVESDVKKHARLNMIAHLLSTIPYTAVDHAKVELPERPVVTGTYVRPSRELTTYVPDHVAELMGDPEKSL from the coding sequence ATGACGGGGAAAAAGCGGATCCGCAAGATCCCCAACGATGTCTACGAGGCCGAGATCTTCCGGCTGCAGACCGAGCTGGTGAAGCTGCAGGAGTGGGTACGCGCCACCGGCGCCCGCATCGTCATCGTCTTCGAGGGCCGCGACGCCGCGGGCAAGGGCGGCACCATCAAGCGCATCACCGAATACCTGAGTCCGCGCATCGCCCGGGTCGCGGCGCTGCCCGCGCCGAGCGACCGGGAACGGGGTGAGTGGTACTACCAGCGCTACATCGCGCACCTGCCGGCCAAAGGCGAGATCGTGCTGTTCGACCGGTCCTGGTACAACCGGGCCGGCGTGGAGACGGTGATGGGGTTCTGCACCCCGCAGGAACATGCACTGTTCCTGCGGCAGACCCCGATCTTCGAACAGATGCTCATCGACGACGGCATCATCCTGCGCAAGTACTGGTTCTCGGTGTCCGACGCGGAACAGCTCAAGCGGTTCCGGTCCCGACTGAACGACCCCGTCCGGCAGTGGAAGCTCTCGCCCATGGATCTCGAGTCGGTGTACCGCTGGGAGGACTACTCCCGGGCCAAGGACCAGATGATGGTCCACTGCGACACCCCGCAGAGCCCATGGTTCGTCGTCGAATCGGACGTGAAGAAGCACGCGCGGCTGAACATGATCGCGCACCTGTTGTCGACGATCCCGTACACCGCGGTCGACCACGCGAAGGTCGAGCTGCCGGAGCGTCCGGTGGTGACGGGGACGTACGTCCGGCCGTCGCGCGAACTCACCACCTATGTGCCAGATCACGTGGCCGAGCTGATGGGCGATCCCGAGAAATCCCTCTAG
- a CDS encoding DUF6912 family protein, which yields MVRVYIPATLAMLTQLVADGVMPARSGTAFAVTPTLREAYAHGDEDELGEIALQEAALASLRLLAGEGVGEGTGEEAGLPPRRAVLVAEADDVTVRPDLDDAVVRLAGPVKLADVIAAYVDNSAAEPAVLAAVAVVDAADLGDEDAELTVGDAQDHDLAWYAAQELPFLLELL from the coding sequence CTGGTGCGCGTCTACATTCCGGCGACCCTGGCCATGCTCACGCAACTCGTGGCAGACGGGGTGATGCCGGCCCGCAGCGGTACCGCGTTCGCGGTGACGCCGACCCTGCGTGAGGCGTACGCGCACGGCGACGAGGACGAGCTGGGCGAGATCGCGCTGCAGGAAGCGGCGCTGGCGTCGCTGCGGCTGCTGGCCGGCGAGGGGGTCGGCGAAGGGACAGGCGAGGAAGCCGGATTGCCGCCGCGGCGCGCGGTACTGGTGGCCGAGGCCGACGACGTGACGGTGCGCCCCGATCTGGACGACGCGGTGGTGCGCCTGGCTGGGCCCGTCAAGCTGGCCGACGTGATCGCGGCGTACGTCGACAACTCGGCGGCCGAGCCGGCGGTGCTTGCTGCGGTGGCCGTCGTGGACGCCGCCGACCTCGGCGACGAGGACGCCGAGCTCACTGTCGGAGATGCTCAGGATCATGATCTGGCGTGGTACGCCGCTCAGGAGTTACCGTTTTTGTTGGAGCTGCTGTAG
- a CDS encoding ferredoxin reductase: protein MAKNTIKVSANVVDTVRPKVAGAKERPGWHALRTLVGRITTPLLPDDYLKLVNPLWSARELRGKVVEVRRETEDSATLVIKPGWGFSFDYHPGQYIGIGLLVDGRWRWRSYSLTSSPVESRGDHTITITVKAMPEGFLSTHLVGGVAPGTIVRLAAPQGEFVMPDPAPGKVLFLTAGSGITPVMSMLRTLARRDQITDIVHLHSAPTAADVIFADELAKLAKDHPSYQLRVRATRTEGRLDLSKLDEEVADWRTREAWACGPEAMLHDAEREYEAAGLGVRLHLERFAASRAAVEGTGGSVTFERSGKTVVADAATSLMEAGEQAGVQMPFGCRMGICQSCVVGLLEGHARDLRTGEEREPGSRVQTCVSAAAGDCVLDI from the coding sequence GTGGCCAAGAACACCATCAAGGTCTCGGCGAATGTGGTCGACACGGTGCGGCCCAAGGTTGCCGGCGCCAAGGAGCGGCCGGGCTGGCACGCGCTGCGCACCCTCGTCGGGCGCATCACGACGCCGCTGCTGCCGGACGACTACCTCAAACTGGTCAATCCGCTGTGGTCGGCGCGCGAACTGCGCGGCAAGGTCGTCGAGGTCCGGCGGGAAACCGAGGATTCGGCAACCCTGGTGATCAAGCCGGGTTGGGGTTTCTCCTTCGATTACCACCCGGGTCAGTACATCGGCATCGGCCTGCTGGTCGACGGCCGCTGGCGGTGGCGTTCGTACTCGCTGACCTCGAGCCCTGTGGAATCGCGCGGTGACCACACCATCACCATCACGGTCAAAGCCATGCCCGAGGGCTTCCTGTCCACCCACCTGGTCGGTGGCGTGGCGCCCGGCACCATCGTGCGGCTGGCCGCGCCGCAGGGCGAGTTCGTCATGCCAGACCCCGCGCCGGGCAAGGTGCTGTTCCTGACCGCGGGGTCGGGCATCACCCCGGTGATGTCCATGCTGCGCACCCTGGCGCGCCGGGACCAGATCACCGACATCGTCCACCTGCACTCGGCCCCGACGGCGGCCGATGTCATCTTCGCCGACGAATTGGCGAAGCTGGCCAAGGATCACCCGAGCTACCAGTTGCGCGTGCGGGCCACCCGGACCGAGGGACGCCTGGACCTGTCCAAGCTGGACGAGGAAGTCGCCGACTGGCGGACGCGCGAAGCGTGGGCGTGTGGCCCGGAGGCCATGCTCCACGACGCCGAGCGTGAATACGAAGCAGCGGGACTCGGGGTGCGGCTGCACCTGGAGCGCTTCGCGGCATCGCGGGCTGCGGTCGAGGGCACCGGTGGTTCGGTGACGTTCGAGCGCAGCGGAAAGACCGTCGTCGCCGACGCGGCGACATCGCTGATGGAGGCCGGCGAACAGGCCGGTGTGCAGATGCCGTTCGGCTGCCGGATGGGTATCTGCCAGTCCTGCGTGGTGGGTTTGCTGGAGGGCCACGCGCGGGATCTGCGGACCGGAGAGGAACGGGAACCCGGAAGCCGGGTGCAGACGTGCGTTTCGGCTGCGGCCGGCGACTGCGTGCTGGATATTTAA
- a CDS encoding fatty acid desaturase family protein, which yields MAVTDVPEFAHLTEADIEALGVELDAIRQDIEESRGVRDARYIRRTIAAQRALEVAGRLLLLRSSKRAYWWAGASTLGVAKIVENMEIGHNVMHGQWDWMNDPEIHSSTWEWDMNGVSKHWRFTHNFMHHKYTNILGMDDDVGYGLLRVTRDIRWKPHHLFNLGFNTVLALLFEWGVGLQHLELGKIFKGRDDRKATMIRVREFSTKAVHQLTKDYVAYPALTSLSPGATFKSTMKANFLANVIRNVWANAVIFCGHFPDGAEKFTKTDMVGESKGEWYLRQMLGSANFNSGPVLRFMSGNLSHQIEHHLYPDLPSNRLYEISIRVRALCEKYDLPYTTGNFLVQYGKTWRTIAKLSVPDKYLIDTVDDAPETRSERMFVELDESFGAVDPATGNKRGLKTAIATVRGRRRAKRAAA from the coding sequence ATGGCAGTCACTGACGTACCTGAGTTCGCGCACCTGACCGAAGCCGATATCGAGGCTCTGGGCGTTGAGCTGGACGCGATCCGGCAAGACATCGAAGAATCCCGCGGCGTCCGCGACGCCCGGTACATCCGCCGCACCATCGCGGCACAACGTGCTCTCGAAGTGGCCGGCCGCCTGCTGCTGTTGCGCAGCTCGAAGCGGGCGTACTGGTGGGCCGGGGCAAGCACCCTGGGCGTGGCCAAGATCGTCGAGAACATGGAGATCGGCCACAACGTCATGCACGGCCAGTGGGACTGGATGAACGATCCCGAGATTCACTCCTCGACGTGGGAGTGGGACATGAACGGGGTCTCCAAGCACTGGCGGTTCACCCACAACTTCATGCACCACAAGTACACGAACATCCTCGGGATGGACGACGATGTGGGCTACGGCCTGCTGCGCGTCACGCGTGACATCAGGTGGAAGCCGCACCACCTCTTCAACCTCGGGTTCAACACCGTCCTGGCGTTGTTGTTCGAGTGGGGCGTCGGTCTGCAGCACCTGGAGCTCGGCAAGATCTTCAAGGGCCGTGACGACCGCAAGGCGACCATGATTCGCGTGCGTGAGTTCAGCACCAAGGCCGTGCACCAGCTGACCAAGGACTACGTCGCGTACCCCGCGCTCACATCCCTGTCCCCGGGTGCCACGTTCAAGTCGACGATGAAGGCCAACTTCCTGGCCAACGTCATCCGCAACGTGTGGGCCAACGCGGTGATCTTCTGCGGCCATTTCCCCGATGGCGCCGAGAAGTTCACCAAGACCGACATGGTCGGCGAATCCAAGGGCGAGTGGTACCTGCGCCAGATGCTGGGCAGTGCCAACTTCAACTCGGGTCCGGTGCTGCGCTTCATGAGCGGCAACCTGAGCCACCAGATCGAGCACCACCTGTACCCGGACCTGCCCAGCAACCGGCTGTACGAGATCTCGATCCGCGTTCGGGCGCTGTGCGAGAAGTACGACCTGCCCTACACCACCGGGAACTTCCTGGTGCAGTACGGCAAGACGTGGCGCACCATCGCCAAGCTGTCGGTGCCGGACAAGTATCTGATCGACACCGTCGACGATGCCCCGGAGACCCGGAGCGAGCGGATGTTCGTCGAGCTCGACGAGAGCTTCGGCGCCGTCGACCCGGCGACCGGCAACAAGCGCGGTCTGAAGACGGCCATCGCCACCGTGCGTGGTCGCCGTCGGGCCAAGCGCGCCGCCGCCTAG
- the aroA gene encoding 3-phosphoshikimate 1-carboxyvinyltransferase: MELWPAPSVTGPVQATVTVPGSKSQTNRALILAALATPQGTSTVSGALRSRDTNLMIGALQALGVTITGEDTELTVGGAVSPAGDVRVDCGLAGTVLRFVPPVAALGTEAVVFDGDEQAKTRPITPLLDAMRGLGVDIDGDGMPFTVSGTGSVAGGEVRIDASSSSQFVSGLLLSGATFRDGLTVIHTGATVPSQPHIEMTITMLREADVEVDDSEPNRWHVAPGPIAARHWAIEPDLSNSVPFLAAAAVTGGTVRLAHWPQQSVQPSGDILELLGKLNTDVRVVDSHLEVRGAQSYPGFEADLKAVGELAPSMAALAALASPGSVSTLSGIAHLRGHETDRLAALTNEINGLGGQCRETDDGLVITAVPLHEGKWRSYADHRMATAGAIIGLRVPGVQVEDIATTAKTLPDFPGMWADLLAGK; the protein is encoded by the coding sequence ATGGAACTCTGGCCCGCACCGTCGGTGACCGGTCCGGTGCAGGCCACTGTCACCGTGCCGGGATCGAAGTCACAGACCAATCGGGCGCTGATCTTGGCGGCCCTCGCCACCCCCCAGGGCACCTCCACCGTCAGCGGCGCACTGCGCAGCCGCGATACCAACCTGATGATCGGCGCGCTGCAGGCCCTCGGCGTGACCATCACCGGCGAGGACACCGAGCTGACCGTGGGCGGCGCCGTCTCCCCTGCCGGCGACGTGCGTGTCGACTGCGGGCTGGCCGGCACCGTGCTGCGGTTCGTCCCGCCGGTGGCGGCCTTGGGTACCGAGGCCGTCGTCTTCGATGGCGACGAGCAGGCCAAGACCCGCCCCATCACGCCGCTGCTCGACGCGATGCGCGGCCTCGGTGTCGACATCGACGGCGACGGCATGCCGTTCACCGTGTCGGGCACCGGGTCGGTGGCCGGCGGCGAGGTCCGGATCGACGCGTCGTCGTCGTCGCAGTTCGTGTCCGGACTGTTGTTGTCGGGAGCCACTTTCCGTGACGGCCTGACGGTCATCCACACCGGTGCGACGGTGCCGTCGCAGCCGCACATCGAGATGACCATCACGATGCTGCGCGAGGCGGACGTCGAGGTCGACGACAGCGAGCCCAACCGCTGGCACGTGGCGCCCGGCCCGATCGCGGCGCGGCACTGGGCCATCGAACCCGACCTGTCGAACTCGGTGCCGTTCCTGGCTGCGGCCGCGGTGACGGGCGGCACGGTGCGGCTGGCCCACTGGCCGCAGCAGAGCGTCCAGCCGTCCGGTGACATCCTCGAGCTGCTGGGCAAGCTGAATACCGATGTCCGCGTGGTTGATTCGCATCTGGAGGTCCGGGGCGCGCAGAGCTACCCGGGCTTCGAGGCCGACCTGAAGGCCGTCGGCGAGCTCGCGCCGTCCATGGCCGCGCTCGCCGCGCTGGCCAGCCCGGGTTCGGTGTCGACGCTGTCGGGCATCGCGCACCTGCGTGGTCACGAGACCGACCGCCTGGCCGCACTGACCAACGAGATCAACGGGCTGGGCGGCCAGTGCCGCGAGACCGACGACGGTCTGGTCATCACGGCCGTGCCGCTGCACGAAGGCAAATGGCGGTCCTACGCCGACCACCGGATGGCCACCGCCGGCGCGATCATCGGCCTGCGGGTGCCAGGTGTCCAGGTGGAGGACATCGCCACCACGGCCAAGACGCTGCCCGACTTCCCCGGTATGTGGGCAGACCTGCTGGCCGGGAAATAG